A genomic segment from Drosophila willistoni isolate 14030-0811.24 chromosome 2L unlocalized genomic scaffold, UCI_dwil_1.1 Seg168, whole genome shotgun sequence encodes:
- the LOC6643360 gene encoding uncharacterized protein LOC6643360 isoform X3 produces the protein MNKNAGDGSGNDGKNSNKGSGGSNGGGGAGGAGGNPHDPTGLLDAASLFAYWGRDPTGAAAAAASNPLFNSQFNAAAAAGLGLLPNTAGAAANDRYSMAAAAAAAAGAHHHQNTMAVAASQAASLAGLHPASWWSMAQLAAQDYFSRLQASGLSPFPHPDLAAAFGPAAAMGMAGAGAGTNASGAAGGSATGLGGVTGNAGGSGSGGGAGGGGGSSSSSSSKSNKSRKEKRAAQQQQQQQQQQQSLANSINAAAAAAAAAAANNPAAALASMHGFGVPGSSLSSVSTGSGSIPTSSGGGGHGGYKSTASAYGKPSTMTSTSSLSSNPGSAYDPVTLHKELLAMQAVAAAASGSSSNSSSGKKSGGGSSSSSLHGHLTGVGGGGGSSGSSVGMMSGSKSSTNVSSSNASLGGLHSNNPLMSPHSALVSGAGMGGGSAGSNSSSSSGKDRDKNNPSLNALNSLTQFGALGMTPQQSMQSMQAAMNAFAASTTSAGSAGAGGGHSVSSQQQQGGAGGGIGNTNAGAGGKAKDYLSGAGMMSSNEHPSLLGVRLPPDTEIIKYTSSIVGPKIPGTTSRGRKKTISETEQQQQNTQQQKQQQQHQVEHLLQQQQKDLDTTTNAISSLLAFPGLSPAKRARLEMEYAAMAAAAQQQQQLHGMLGAAAAAAAASGMPGMSGLPTSLEQLSGVVVGGGGTKGGVSSSSGGGGVGGSSSSSSTITSSGAQSGGSSSAISQQQQLQQQNRGDLSASSSASNDRVEVIKLPPTITSNGAYNLSNKGKEIHDLTTDHGPGAGVNLSLKSNNLSSAGGVGGAGGGAAGGAGTGAVGSASNPITIDDFDAPLNLSMKPSDKSNSQSTSSTSVTNLASDYQTGGGGQSASGGSAAGGSSNSLQSLSSITAALGGTGGMPGGASGVTSPAPHMGGAGGGVISAGGSSAVGGSNSNSGSNSSSYKEGRPRNLGRGVSKPKKNTVASLLAQSRAVGLKPMLATQQLLQQGADIEKIRLALSEANAHMETSTDSESMAAESGLSESESEDANIHNVSELRVPLELGWKRDTVIRGLTKQGQIRGEVTYYAPNSVAPLKTIGQVFAHLEQQPSSLTRENFSFSARAIVGSFLQPAPPPYANDGEYIRMTDEDVAKRLEDLKVFTRQTLNVEQRIEIAKQQQAMRDAKKQQKEELARNKEKARQEKNAKLEQQRKEKELKNQQAIEERKKRQEELDRLKQEELIKKQQELQKQKELLLAAEMERERRRQHMNLIRMLEVRRKFEEREKKKHQLVLDRLILRERRMAERKRDADILQLIRRPNEDSEMPQEIAVPELERIAGNRLPGQAMADLLMVFEFLHNFGETLGFDMESLPSLQNLHDALISDSNADAEEELLSVMTHLLVCAIEDPGVPNPGRHTTLLGQSLRNADITNSNVSEILRIYLYATATGEIRQMYGITVDRERERRVPDHHQLDADSATHSAKNQEYYKLLHENDTWKLSHYLKDRPFVALNPTRKAQMLAHLCNDLLMNKAVLRQIDGSLETCAQMRKEKYMTDMKVRKYKALHMRKARIEAYEKAQAEREAAMQALMAQQKLDAERLALAKQAEAEAAAAIAVVPVDGENSKAEVSGETTTNNGGEKEDETKDPEAAAATTTTTTQPMEVDSNDKEETAPATPAAVGAPSTLQLGAGATGDSLVSPTKMTAVPISTTTATTISGGEQCAATIATPTYQHNGSATTTPTNSASLVTVAAAGDALLQAKKTGARNSINEDGQHPDVSISIEDDLSDLDSEITNVEEDEDNRLSADELQKKLDKIVRASLNCKEALEKSTNQLRAACFGQDRFWRRYWKLPKAGGIFIEALESAQNDICGYHEALEGMDEQATDREEEKKAESVDGDAAAAAAEQDEPMDVDEDVDANDKKAVEEPPLASEQPQADAEQQQHQEEDDDDDDDCTEINKVEPEIVDLGDDDDDPPKSDPTAPPPPPPLPAPRPEIKVKSEMELMGPPPTVISTKTDFEAEIKIPTIPGLIPTINNNNNNANVNDFTNMMNMNNMGSNINNINMNINNCDKMDLTSIKAEMDLKKEDDCIIVSTTTIGDDSPKWFSIVKREVPLISELPAEDGGVVSQELQHSYANQNCYAQLQLQGHPWDLINNMQYYSIPMDECKVEPTKYTQECIFSLSGLDEKQMQAKIDEYAVKMSSSGTGTGTDAANLTVSKNGLGSPHPPSETDEELKKTTTTTKSETEEKFFRLGSEVPPDTGGGTGAGPGVGATAAAGAGAGAGETEIEVKPKIELRLDEALSQAYYHNIANMSLSSVQTYIPIDIPLPLSMTPDEHRLLEQVKLAGFPEKVHGVYVPRRHRYGWWQLNDEQKLRQLVKSLNPSGLRERELQENLQRFLTLEQPLGVNYLLKEHETEVVEYMMPDKPNDWNPKVAKRVELALLEQLESLEDKIASASMQLKNWQLPNRIENELNLEQEDVSEEDFVSIIPMIRERIIDLEANIERRYLKPPLGSQTGDAHLAVIAQNQHTSTQTQNSASAAAYLLQMQQQQQQQQQQQQLVGQQQQQQHQQQLGNNTNNSSNLNPSSFNERTMALAAIAAAANPPILDGSSANPAECTSGNVSPASNCDSDKDEKVENIPKGLVQWRDAVSRSHTTAQLAMALYVLESCVAWDKSIMKAYATKSSKPSTKKKGGTKKQATPKKQQQNTKAKPPPPPSSSKSTTPKKKQKTEETAATPSLSIKINLKALAKANQNGQQDQSDSEASSSSSTSASNSDSDFGTRRRNKTKTKTKNKTNKTTPTATGTVTATGKRRRSATTTNSCKYSNSLQNCQFCTSGENEDKLLLCDGCDKGYHTYCFKPKMDNIPDGDWYCYECVNKATNERKCIVCGGHRPSPVGKMIYCDLCPRAYHADCYIPPLLKVPRGKWYCHGCITRAPPPKKRSGGSSSKSRRDRDASTAAKRRNDKQLTSGPGSLEQIAVGDVQPQQQQQQQQQQQQILLNASQQSLNSSHDESMTSLPAPLSPAHSVASATFDEQHHNNSIDGSRFPTTTHNNGGVPLAETEGSASGGVTATSYPPYPPPSNFATTGMANRTPPSLPQPLQFNTAMSPRAVTPTRTPTPTPTPPPPPGPQLQPPTPTAAAPIVMQASPTALNVTCQSPTQPMTMPSPRACTPTPPATGAGNATQMSPPPINIHAIQEAKEKLKQEKKEKHATKKLMKELSVCKTLLGEMELHEDSWPFLLPVNTKQFPTYRKIIKSPMDLSTIKKKLQDLSYKTREDFCVDVRQIFDNCEMFNEDDSPVGKAGHGMRKFFESRWGELTDKHS, from the exons ATGAATAAAAATGCCGGCGATGGCAGCGGCAACGACGGCAAAAACTCAAACAAAGGTAGTGGAGGCTCCAATGGCGGCGGTGGGGCTGGTGGCGCCGGCGGTAATCCCCATGATCCTACAGGACTCTTAGATGCTGCGTCACTTTTTG CGTATTGGGGTCGTGACCCCACTGGAGCCGCTGCTGCGGCCGCCTCCAATCCTCTATTCAATTCGCAATTTaatgctgccgctgccgccggCTTAGGTCTTTTGCCAAATACAGCTGGAGCCGCTGCCAACGATCGTTATTCAATGGCCGCGGCAGCAGCCGCAGCGGCAGGAGCCCATCATCATCAGAATACCATGGCTGTGGCGGCATCACAGGCCGCCAGTTTGGCAGGTCTGCATCCAGCAA GCTGGTGGTCTATGGCCCAATTAGCTGCCCAGGACTATTTCAGTCGCCTGCAGGCATCAGGTCTTTCACCATTTCCTCATCCCGATTTGGCAGCAGCATTTGGTCCAGCTGCTGCCATGGGTATGGCTGGTGCAGGCGCTGGCACAAATGCAAGTGGCGCAGCAGGTGGAAGTGCAACTGGCTTAGGTGGTGTTACAGGCAATGCGGGCGGTAGTGGatctggtggtggtgctggagGAGGAGGCGGATCGTCGAGTTCTTCAAGCAGTAAATCGAACAAGTCGCGGAAGGAGAAACGAGCCgcccagcaacagcagcaacaacaacaacagcaacagagtCTGGCCAACAGTATAAACGCAGCGGcggctgctgcagcagcagctgcagccaACAATCCAGCAGCAGCATTGGCCAGCATGCATGGTTTTGGTGTACCCGGCAGCAGTCTGTCATCGGTGAGCACAGGCAGTGGTTCGATACCAACTAGTAGTGGCGGAGGAGGACATGGTGGCTACAAG AGCACTGCCAGTGCTTATGGTAAACCATCGACTATGACAAGCACTAGTAGCTTGTCTAGTAATCCTGGCTCTGCTTATGACCCTGTGACCCTGCATAAAGAGCTGCTGGCCATGCAGGCGGTGGCCGCAGCAGCCTCTGGCTCTAGTTCAAACAGTTCCTCGGGCAAAAAATCTGGAGGAGGCAGTTCCTCATCATCATTGCATGGCCATTTGACTGGCgtgggtggtggtggtggatcCAGTGGTAGTAGTGTTGGCATGATGTCCGGCAGTAAATCTTCCACCAATGTCAGTTCCAGCAATGCCTCATTGGGCGGCCTGCATTCAAACAATCCTCTAATGTCACCTCACTCGGCTCTAGTTAGTGGTGCTGGGATGGGTGGTGGCAGTGCGGGTTCTAATTCTTCCTCTTCATCGGGCAAGGATCGTGATAAGAATAATCCCTCATTAAATGCCCTCAATTCGTTGACCCAATTCGGTGCTTTGGGTATGACACCGCAGCAAAGTATGCAGAGTATGCAGGCGGCGATGAATGCATTTGCGGCTAGTACCACTTCGGCTGGTTCTGCAGGAGCTGGAGGTGGACACTCTGTAAGtagtcagcagcagcagggaggagcaggaggaggTATTGGCAACACAAATGCAGGAGCTGGTGGGAAAGCTAAGGATTATCTAAGTGGAGCGGGCATGATGAG CAGCAATGAGCATCCATCTTTGTTAGGAGTTCGCCTTCCACCCGATACGGAGATCATTAAGTACACATCATCTATTGTTGGTCCCAAAATTCCTGGTACTACATCACGCGGTCGTAAAAAGACCATTTCCGAaacagaacaacaacaacaaaacacacaacaacagaaacaacaacaacaacaccaagtCGAACACTtactccaacaacaacagaaagaTCTTGATACCACAACAAATGCAATTTCCTCTCTACTTGCATTTCCAGGTCTCAGTCCCGCCAAGCGGGCTAGACTAGAAATGGAGTATGCCGCCATGGCAGCAGCtgcgcaacaacaacaacaactccaCGGCATGTtgggagcagcagcagcagccgctgcAGCATCTGGTATGCCTGGCATGAGTGGATTACCCACATCACTGGAACAATTAAGCGGTGTCGTCGTCGGCGGCGGTGGCACAAAGGGTGGAGTCTCATCATCCAGTGGCGGAGGTGGTGTCGGCGGCTCCTCCTCATCATCGTCAACAATCACCAGCAGTGGCGCACAGAGTGGTGGCTCATCGTCGGCCATttctcagcagcagcagctccagCAACAGAATCGCGGAGATTTATCAGCCTCGTCATCGGCATCCAATGATCGTGTTGAGGTTATCAAATTGCCACCAACAATCACCTCAAACGGAGCATACAATCTATCCAATAAGGGTAAAGAAATCCATGATCTTACTACAGATCATGGACCCGGAGCCGGTGTTAATTTAAGCCTAAAATCCAATAATCTAAGCTCAGCTGGTGGCGTTGGAGGCGCTGGCGGAGGAGCGGCAGGTGGAGCAGGTACTGGAGCTGTTGGTTCCGCCTCCAATCCCATAACGATTGATGATTTCGATGCACCACTCAATTTGTCCATGAAACCCTCGGATAAGAGCAATTCCCAGTCTACATCATCAACGAGTGTAACAAATTTGGCAAGTGATTATCAGACCGGAGGTGGTGGACAATCCGCATCTGGAGGATCAGCTGCTGGTGGTTCATCAAATAGTCTACAAAGTCTGAGTTCGATTACCGCTGCTTTGGGTGGCACTGGAGGAATGCCCGGCGGCGCTAGTGGTGTAACCTCACCAGctccccatatgggaggagcCGGCGGCGGTGTCATATCAGCAGGAGGCAGTTCAGCTGTTGGTGGTTCGAATTCTAATTCAGGATCCAATTCGAGTTCATACAAGGAAGGACGTCCACGCAATTTGGGACGCGGCGTATCGAAACCCAAAAAGAATACTGTCGCTTCTCTGCTGGCTCAATCTCGGGCAGTGGGCTTAAAACCCATGCTGGCCACTCAACAACTACTTCAACAGGGAGCTGATATA GAGAAAATTCGTTTGGCTTTGAGTGAGGCTAATGCCCACATGGAAACCTCCACAGATTCCGAAAGCATGGCTGCCGAGAGTGGCCTATCCGAATCGGAGTCAGAAGATGCCAATATACACAATGTGTCCGAGTTACGTGTACCCTTGGAATTGGGTTGGAAGCGCGATACTGTTATACGGGGATTAACCAAACAGGGACAAATACGCGGCGAGGTTACATACTATGCGCCCAATAGTGTGGCTCCACTTAAGACCATTGGCCAGGTTTTTGCT CACTTGGAACAGCAACCATCCAGTCTTACGCGTGAGAATTTCAGTTTCTCTGCCCGTGCGATTGTGGGCTCATTTCTGCAACCGGCTCCTCCGCCATATGCCAATGATGGTGAATACATACGCATGACCGATGAGGATGTGGCCAAACGTCTGGAGGATTTAAAAGTCTTCACTCGTCAAACTCTCAATGTGGAGCAACGCATTGAGATAGCCAAGCAACAGCAGGCCATGCGTGATGCCAAGAAGCAACAAAAAGAGGAACTTGCTCGCAACAAGGAGAAGGCTCGTCAAGAGAAAAATGCCAAGCTGGAGCAGCAACGCAAAGAGAAGGAACTTAAGAATCAACAGGCTATTGAA GAGCGCAAAAAACGGCAAGAGGAATTGGATAGGCTCAAGCAGGAGGAATTGATTAAGAAGCAACAG GAAttacaaaagcaaaaggaacTACTGCTGGCTGCCGAAATG GAACGTGAACGCCGTCGTCAGCATATGAATCTTATTCGCATGTTGGAAGTTCGCCGCAAGTTTGAAGAGCGTGAGAAGAAGAAACATCAATTGGTTTTGGATCGTCTGATTTTGCGGGAGCGTCGGATGGCAGAACGTAAGAGAGATGCTGATATCCTTCAATTGATACGACGACCCAATGAGGATTCGGAAATGCCACAAGAAATCGCTGTGCCAGAATTGGAGCGTATTGCTGGCAATCGATTGCCTGGACAGGCTATGGCTGATCTTCTTATGGTGTTTGAGTTCTTGCACAACTTCGGTGAGACACTTGGATTCGATATGGAATCGTTGCCATCATTGCAGAATTTGCATGATGCTCTGATCAGTGACAGCAATGCCGATGCCGAGGAAGAATTGCTGTCGGTGATGACTCATTTGCTGGTCTGTGCCATTGAGGATCCGGGTGTGCCCAATCCGGGCAGACATACCACACTGTTGGGACAATCGTTGCGAAATGCTGATATAACCAATTCGAATGTATCTGAGATTTTGAGAATCTATTTGTATGCCACTGCAACGGGAGAAATACGTCAAATGTATGGCATCACAGTGGATCGTGAGCGGGAACGTCGTGTGCCCGATCATCATCAATTGGATGCAGATTCGGCAACACATTCGGCCAAGAATCAAGAGTACTACAAGCTGCTCCATGAGAATGATACGTGGAAATTGTCACATTATCTCAAAGATCGTCCATTTGTGGCCTTGAATCCGACTAGAAAGGCCCAAATGTTGGCCCACCTTTGCAACGATTTGCTGATGAATAAAGCGGTCCTCCGCCAAATTGATGGCAGTCTGGAAACATGTGCCCAGATGAGGAAAGAGAAGTACATGACGGACATGAAGGTACGCAAGTATAAGGCCCTTCATATGCGTAAGGCGCGCATTGAGGCTTATGAGAAGGCCCAAGCAGAACGAGAAGCAGCCATGCAAGCTCTAATGGCCCAGCAGAAACTCGATGCAGAACGCTTAGCACTCGCCAAGCAGGCTGAGGCGGAAGCAGCCGCTGCCATTGCTGTGGTTCCAGTTGATGGAGAGAATTCCAAGGCGGAAGTTAGTGGCGAAACAACTACCAATAATGGCGGGGAAAAAGAAGATGAAACCAAGGATCcagaggcagcagcagcaacaacaacaacaacaacacagccAATGGAAGTGGATAGTAATGATAAAGAAGAAACTGCTCCAGCCACTCCAGCTGCAGTTGGCGCTCCGTCGACTCTTCAGTTAGGAGCAGGAGCTACTGGTGACTCCTTAGTCAGCCCAACAAAGATGACTGCTGTTCCCATTAGCACCACGACAGCCACCACCATCAGCGGTGGGGAACAGTGCGCCGCCACTATTGCCACGCCCACCTATCAACATAATGGCTCAGCGACGACGACGCCGACAAACAGCGCTTCGCTTGTTACGGTTGCTGCCGCCGGCGATGCCCTCTTGCAGGCCAAGAAAACCGGAGCCCGCAATTCCATCAACGAGGATGGACAACATCCCGATGTTAGTATCAGCATTGAGGATGATCTCTCCGATCTGGATTCGGAAATCACAAATGTGGAAGAGGACGAGGATAATCGCCTGAGTGCCGATGAGTTGCAAAAGAAGCTGGACAAGATTGTACGTGCGTCACTCAATTGCAAAGAGGCTTTGGAGAAGAGCACAAATCAGCTAAGGGCCGCATGCTTTGGCCAGGATAGATTTTGGCGTCGCTATTGGAAACTACCGAAAGCGGGAGGCATATTCATTGAGGCCCTGGAGTCGGCACAGAATGATATATGTGGCTATCATGAGGCACTGGAGGGTATGGACGAGCAGGCAACGGATagagaggaagaaaaaaaGGCAGAATCAGTGGATGGggatgcagcagcagcggcagccgAACAAGATGAGCCGATGGATGTCGATGAAGACGTTGATGCTAATGACAAAAAGGCAGTGGAGGAACCACCACTTGCTTCAGAACAGCCACAAGCGGATgcggagcaacagcagcaccaGGAGgaagacgatgatgatgacgatgattgCACTGAGATCAACAAAGTCGAACCCGAAATTGTTGATCttggcgatgatgatgatgatccgCCCAAGAGTGACCCAACGGCTCCGCCACCACCGCCTCCACTACCAGCACCTCGTCCCGAAATTAAGGTGAAATCAGAAATGGAGCTAATGGGACCACCACCCACAGTTATTTCAACAAAAACCGATTTCGAGGCTGAGATTAAGATACCCACCATTCCTGGCCTGATACCCACaatcaataataacaacaataatgcCAATGTCAACGATTTTACCAACATGATGAACATGAACAACATgggcagcaacatcaacaacatcaacatGAACATTAACAATTGTGATAAGATGGACTTGACGTCCATTAAAGCCGAGATGGATTTGAAAAAGGAAGATGACTGCATTATAGTGTCCACCACAACAATTGGTGATGATTCACCCAAATGGTTCTCGATTGTCAAACGGGAAGTCCCACTGATTAGCGAATTGCCTGCCGAAGATGGCGGTGTCGTTTCGCAGGAACTTCAGCATAGCTATGCCAATCAGAATTGTTATGCCCAGTTGCAATTGCAGGGTCATCCATGGGATTTGATTAATAATATGCAATATTATTCTATACCCATGGACGAGTGTAAAGTGGAGCCGACCAAATACACCCAGGAATGTATATTCTCGTTGAGTGGCTTGGATGAGAAGCAAATGCAGGCCAAAATTGATGAATATGCTGTGAAAATGAGTTCATCAGGAACAGGAACGGGAACAGATGCCGCCAATTTAACAGTGTCAAAAAACGGTCTGGGCTCTCCTCATCCGCCCAGCGAGACTGATGAGGAGTTAAAAaagacaacgacaacaacgaaaTCCGAAACGGAGGAAAAGTTTTTTCGTTTAGGCAGTGAAGTCCCACCAGACACTGGGGGTGGGACTGGGGCTGGGCCTGGAGTTGGAGCTACAGCAgcagctggagctggagctggagctggtgAAACCGAAATTGAAGTAAAGCCAAAAATTGAGCTACGCTTGGATGAGGCGCTCTCGCAGGCCTACTATCACAATATAGCCAATATGTCGTTGAGCAGTGTCCAAACATATATACCCATTGATATTCCATTGCCCCTCTCCATGACCCCCGATGAGCATCGTCTGCTGGAACAAGTGAAATTGGCTGGCTTTCCTGAAAAAGTTCATGGTGTCTATGTGCCACGAAGGCATCGCTATGGCTGGTGGCAACTCAACGATGAGCAGAAATTGCGTCAACTGGTGAAATCGTTAAATCCATCCGGATTAAGGGAACGTGAACTTCAGGAGAATTTGCAACGTTTCCTCACCCTGGAGCAACCGTTGGGAGTTAACTATTTGCTCAAGGAGCATGAAACGGAAGTCGTTGAGTACATGATGCCCGATAAGCCAAACGATTGGAATCCTAAGGTGGCCAAACGTGTGGAATTGGCTCTGCTAGAGCAACTCGAATCGTTGGAAGATAAAATCGCCAGTGCATCGATGCAGCTTAAAAATTGGCAATTGCCCAATCGCATCGAGAACGAACTCAATCTGGAGCAAGAGGATGTGAGTGAAGAGGATTTCGTTAGCATTATACCCATGATAAGGGAACGCATTATTGATCTGGAGGCAAATATTGAGAGAAGATACCTTAAGCCACCTCTGGGATCCCAAACGGGTGATGCTCATTTGGCTGTGATTGCCCAAAATCAGCATACATCGACACAGACTCAAAATTCCGCATCGGCAGCGGCATATCTTCtgcaaatgcaacaacaacagcagcagcagcaacagcagcaacaattggttggccaacagcagcaacaacaacaccagcaacagcttggtaacaacacaaacaacagcagcaacctTAATCCTTCATCCTTCAATGAACGTACCATGGCCCTGGCAGCAATTGCAGCAGCCGCTAACCCACCCATTCTCGATGGTAGCTCTGCTAATCCAGCTGAATGCACCTCTGGCAATGTCTCACCTGCCAGCAATTGCGATAGCGACAAAGATGAGAAGGTCGAGAATATCCCAAAAGGCCTAGTCCAATGGCGTGATGCAGTTTCTCGTTCGCATACCACTGCCCAACTGGCCATGGCCTTGTATGTTCTTGAATCCTGTGTGGCCTGGGATAAGAGCATCATGAAGGCG tatgcaacgaAAAGTAGCAAACCCAGCACAAAGAAAAAGGGCGGCACCAAAAAGCAGGCTAcaccaaagaaacaacaacaaaacacgaAAGCAaagccgccgccgccgccatcatcatcaaaaTCAACGACTCcgaagaagaaacaaaaaacagaggAAACAGCAGCCACTCCATCATTGAgcattaaaatcaatttaaaagcCTTGGCCAAGGCTAATCAAAATGGTCAACAGGATCAGTCTGATTCTGAGGCCAGTTCCAGTAGCTCGACTTCTGCAAGCAATTCAGACTCGGACTTTGGGACCAGACGAAGGAACAAAACcaagacaaaaacaaagaacaagACAAACAAGACAACACCGACTGCAACTGGGACTGTGACTGCGACTGGGAAACGTCGACGTTCAGCCACTACTACAAACTCTTGCAAATATTCAAATTCCTTACAGAATTGCCAGTTTTGCACATCGGGCGAGAATGAGGATAAACTCCTGCTCTGCGATGGCTGTGATAAGGGCTATCACACATACTGCTTCAAGCCCAAAATGGATAACATACCCGATGGCGATTG GTACTGCTATGAATGTGTCAATAAGGCCACCAATGAGCGCAAGTGCATCGTTTGTGGTGGTCATCGTCCATCTCCAGTGGGCAAAATGATCTATTGTGATCTGTGTCCGCGTGCCTATCATGCTGATTGCTATATACCGCCACTTCTGAAGGTCCCAAGGGGTAAATGGTATTGCCATGGTTGTATAACACGTGCTCCACCTCCGAAAAAACGCAGCGGGGGAAGTAGCAGTAAATCCCGCCGGGATCGTGATGCCAGCACAGCGGCCAAGCGACGGAATGATAAACAGCTAACAAGTGGTCCGGGAAGTTTGGAGCAAATTGCTGTAGGCGATGTTCAaccgcagcagcaacaacagcaacaacaacaacaacaacaaattcttCTCAATGCCTCTCAACAGTCACTAAACTCATCGCACGATGAGTCAATGACCTCATTGCCAGCACCACTAAg TCCTGCCCATTCTGTGGCCTCAGCCACCTTTGATGAACAGCATCATAATAATTCCATTGATGGCTCACGCTTTCCCACAACTACCCACAATAATGGCGGTGTACCCCTAGCTGAAACGGAGGGCAGTGCCAGCGGAGGAGTCACTGCCACCAGTTATCCACCTTATCCGCCACCAAGTAATTTTGCCACAACTGGAATGGCTAATCGTACGCCGCCATCGTTGCCGCAGCCCCTGCAGTTTAATACGGCCATGTCACCACGAGCTGTGACTCCGACCAGAACGCCAACTCCCACGCCAacaccgccaccgccgcccGGTCCACAATTGCAGCCACCGACACCAACGGCTGCTGCTCCGATAGTTATGCAGGCATCGCCAACAGCTTTGAATGTGACCTGTCAATCGCCCACTCAGCCTATGACCATGCCCTCGCCCAGAGCATGCACGCCAACGCCACCCGCCACTGGAGCGGGAAATGCAACACAAATGTCACCACCGCCCATCAATATACATGCCATACAGGAGGCCAAGGAGAAGCTTAAGCAGGAGAAGAAGGAGAAACATGCCACAAAGAAGCTGATGAAAGAGCTCTCCGTCTGCAAGACTCTACTGGGTGAAATGGAG CTACATGAGGATTCTTGGCCATTTCTATTGCCGGTGAATACGAAACAGTTTCCTACATATCGTAAAATCATCAAATCCCCAATGGATTTGTCCacaattaaaaagaaattgcaGGATTTAAG CTACAAAACCCGCGAAGACTTTTGCGTTGATGTACGACAAATTTTCGACAATTGCGAAATGTTCAATGAGGATGATTCTCCCGTTGGCAAGGCGGGTCATGGCATGCGTAAATTCTTTGAATCTCGCTGGGGTGAACTAACCGATAAGCACTCCTGA